The following proteins are co-located in the Streptosporangium brasiliense genome:
- the ctaD gene encoding aa3-type cytochrome oxidase subunit I: MTALNEPIALAPVTTRKGSIITKWASSTDHKIIGHLYLITSFVFFLIGGVMALIMRAELAQPGLQITSNEQFNQLFTMHGTVMLLMFATPLFAGFANELMPLQIGAPDVAFPRLNMVSYWLFTFGSTIALSGFLTPGGAASFGWFAYTPLSNAISSPGIGGDLWIVGLTISGLGTILGSVNFITTIVCMRAPGMTMFRMPMFTWNVLLTSILVLMAFPVLAAALLALEADRKLGTHIFDSATGGALLWQHLFWFFGHPEVYIIALPFFGIVTEILPVFSRKPLFGYISLVGATIAIAGLSITVWAHHMFPTGQVLLPFFSFMTFLIAVPTGVKFFNWIGTMWRGHLSFESPMLFSIGFLVTFLFGGLTGVILASPPLDFQVADSYFVVAHFHYVVFGTVVFAMFAGFYFWWPKFTGKMLNDTLGKVHFWTLFIGFHTTFLVQHWLGAQGFPRRYADYSPIDGFTDLNMVSSVGAFLLGASTLPFLYNVWKTHKTAPKVTVNDPWGFGNSLEWATSCPPPRHNFTSLPRIRSERPAFDLRYPYASAPRELQEETR; encoded by the coding sequence GTGACCGCACTTAACGAGCCCATCGCCCTCGCGCCGGTGACGACCCGCAAGGGATCGATCATCACCAAGTGGGCGTCGTCCACCGATCACAAGATCATCGGGCACCTCTATCTGATCACTTCGTTCGTGTTCTTCCTGATCGGCGGCGTCATGGCGCTGATCATGCGAGCGGAGCTGGCGCAGCCGGGCCTGCAGATCACCAGCAACGAGCAGTTCAACCAGCTGTTCACCATGCACGGCACGGTCATGCTGCTGATGTTCGCGACGCCGCTGTTCGCCGGCTTCGCCAACGAGCTCATGCCGCTGCAGATCGGCGCCCCCGACGTGGCGTTCCCGCGCCTGAACATGGTCAGCTACTGGCTGTTCACCTTCGGCAGCACCATCGCCCTGTCGGGGTTCCTGACCCCGGGCGGCGCGGCCAGCTTCGGCTGGTTCGCCTACACCCCGCTGTCGAACGCGATCAGCTCGCCGGGCATCGGCGGTGACCTGTGGATCGTCGGCCTGACCATCAGCGGTCTGGGCACGATCCTCGGCTCGGTCAACTTCATCACCACGATCGTCTGCATGCGCGCCCCCGGCATGACCATGTTCCGGATGCCGATGTTCACCTGGAACGTGCTGCTCACCTCGATCCTGGTGCTGATGGCCTTCCCCGTGCTGGCCGCCGCGCTGCTGGCCCTGGAGGCCGACCGCAAGCTCGGCACCCACATCTTCGACTCGGCCACCGGCGGCGCGCTGCTCTGGCAGCACCTGTTCTGGTTCTTCGGCCACCCCGAGGTCTACATCATCGCGCTGCCGTTCTTCGGCATCGTGACCGAGATCCTGCCGGTCTTCAGCCGCAAGCCGCTGTTCGGCTACATCAGCCTCGTCGGCGCGACCATCGCCATCGCGGGTCTGTCGATCACGGTCTGGGCGCACCACATGTTCCCGACCGGACAGGTGCTGCTGCCGTTCTTCTCGTTCATGACCTTCCTCATCGCGGTCCCGACCGGAGTGAAGTTCTTCAACTGGATCGGCACGATGTGGCGGGGACACCTGTCCTTCGAGTCGCCGATGCTGTTCTCGATCGGCTTCCTGGTCACCTTCCTGTTCGGTGGCCTGACCGGCGTCATCCTCGCCTCGCCGCCGCTGGACTTCCAGGTCGCCGACTCCTATTTCGTCGTGGCCCACTTCCACTACGTCGTCTTCGGCACCGTGGTGTTCGCGATGTTCGCCGGCTTCTACTTCTGGTGGCCCAAGTTCACCGGCAAGATGCTCAACGACACCCTGGGCAAGGTGCACTTCTGGACGCTGTTCATCGGCTTCCACACCACCTTCCTGGTCCAGCACTGGCTCGGCGCGCAGGGCTTCCCGCGCCGCTACGCCGACTACAGCCCGATCGACGGCTTCACCGACCTGAACATGGTCTCCTCGGTCGGCGCCTTCCTGCTGGGCGCCTCCACGCTGCCGTTCCTCTACAACGTGTGGAAGACCCACAAGACCGCGCCGAAGGTCACCGTGAACGACCCCTGGGGCTTCGGCAACTCCCTGGAGTGGGCGACCTCCTGCCCGCCGCCGCGGCACAACTTCACCTCGCTGCCGCGCATCCGCTCCGAGCGCCCGGCGTTCGACCTCAGATACCCCTACGCCTCGGCCCCGCGCGAGCTGCAGGAGGAGACCCGATGA
- a CDS encoding cytochrome c oxidase subunit 4 produces MRVQGWLFILCGIFFAAVDVVYWFWSREPVGTTAMAISVGFAFMIGYYLMYTARRIGDQPEDNKQAEISDGAGELGFFSPHSWWPLFVCLAVSLAAVGLVIGWWLFIIGVFAIIMSMIGFVFEYYRGHFSH; encoded by the coding sequence ATGAGAGTCCAGGGTTGGTTGTTCATCCTCTGCGGAATCTTCTTCGCCGCAGTGGACGTCGTCTACTGGTTCTGGTCGAGGGAGCCGGTCGGCACGACGGCGATGGCCATCTCGGTGGGCTTCGCCTTCATGATCGGCTACTACCTGATGTACACGGCCCGCCGCATCGGCGACCAGCCGGAGGACAACAAGCAGGCCGAGATCAGCGACGGCGCCGGGGAGCTCGGCTTCTTCAGCCCGCACAGCTGGTGGCCGCTGTTCGTCTGCCTGGCCGTCTCGCTCGCCGCGGTCGGGCTGGTCATCGGCTGGTGGCTGTTCATCATCGGCGTCTTCGCGATCATCATGAGCATGATCGGGTTCGTCTTCGAGTACTACCGGGGTCACTTCTCGCACTGA
- a CDS encoding L,D-transpeptidase → MRQAIRGSSQGAGLLALVLVTSCSAGTGTDVRGGPTPASHADATVTVLPIDRTGRVPTDTTVLVAAHGGTLKKVTVKGRGGLLPGTLSADGTQWRSRGTAAPGTSYQVSATAVNPAGKVTQTTTSFSTVKADKTFAIETFVPNKDMTGLTVGVGMPVMITFDQPITDRVSVERNLLVHTSKPVFGAWHWFDDKTVHFRPKEFWPAHTKVRVEARLAGVRGGEGLYGARNQRIEFKIGRSQITRGSTDSHHLTVRRDGRRVREMPMSAGQGGTWKYYTTSGIHLAMSREPVTVMTSPGIGPGQAGYYQMTVYNTVRISNSGEYVHSAPWSVGSQGNSNVSHGCVNVSPANAKWFIDNTLIGDPIIITGSPRVLEPTNGWGHWQENWKQWLKWSSVKHFTTEAR, encoded by the coding sequence GTGAGGCAGGCGATCCGCGGTTCGAGCCAGGGGGCCGGGCTGCTGGCCTTGGTGCTGGTGACCTCATGCTCGGCCGGCACCGGCACCGACGTACGGGGCGGACCGACCCCCGCGAGCCACGCCGACGCCACCGTCACCGTGCTGCCCATCGACAGGACCGGCAGGGTGCCGACCGACACCACCGTCCTGGTGGCCGCCCACGGGGGGACCCTGAAGAAGGTCACCGTGAAGGGCCGCGGCGGTCTCCTGCCGGGCACGCTGAGCGCCGACGGCACCCAGTGGCGCAGCCGGGGCACCGCGGCCCCCGGCACCTCCTACCAGGTCAGCGCCACCGCGGTGAACCCGGCCGGCAAGGTCACCCAGACCACCACCTCCTTCTCCACCGTCAAGGCCGACAAGACCTTCGCCATCGAGACCTTCGTCCCCAACAAGGACATGACAGGTCTCACCGTCGGCGTCGGCATGCCGGTGATGATCACTTTCGACCAGCCCATCACCGACCGCGTCTCGGTGGAGCGCAACCTGCTGGTCCACACCTCCAAACCGGTCTTCGGGGCGTGGCACTGGTTCGACGACAAGACGGTGCACTTCCGCCCCAAGGAGTTCTGGCCGGCCCACACCAAGGTCCGGGTCGAGGCCCGCCTGGCCGGCGTGCGCGGCGGCGAGGGCCTGTACGGCGCGCGGAACCAGCGCATCGAATTCAAGATCGGCCGTTCCCAGATCACCCGGGGGAGCACCGACTCCCACCACCTGACCGTCAGGCGCGACGGCAGGAGGGTCCGCGAGATGCCGATGAGCGCGGGCCAGGGCGGGACCTGGAAGTACTACACGACCAGCGGCATCCACCTGGCCATGTCCCGCGAGCCCGTCACCGTCATGACCTCGCCCGGGATCGGGCCCGGCCAGGCGGGCTACTACCAGATGACGGTCTACAACACCGTCCGCATCTCCAACAGCGGCGAATACGTCCACAGCGCCCCGTGGTCGGTGGGCTCGCAGGGCAACTCCAACGTCAGCCACGGCTGCGTCAACGTCAGCCCGGCGAACGCCAAGTGGTTCATCGACAACACCCTGATCGGCGACCCGATCATCATCACCGGCTCGCCCCGGGTACTGGAGCCCACCAACGGGTGGGGGCACTGGCAGGAGAACTGGAAGCAGTGGCTCAAGTGGAGCAGCGTCAAGCACTTCACCACCGAGGCCCGCTGA
- the qcrB gene encoding cytochrome bc1 complex cytochrome b subunit: protein MSTGTVPKPIASTSNFIDERIGAGNFLKRNLRKVFPDHWSFLLGEIALYSFIVLLLTGTFLTFFFKPTMGHVVYEGSYEPLKGVMMSEAYASSLHISFDVRGGLLMRQMHHWAALLFVAGMMVHALRVFFTGAYRKPRELNWLIGVLLLTLALAEGLTGYSLPDDLLSGAGLRITEGVAISLPLVGTWITFFLFGGEYPGEDVISRFYSLHILLIPGILLALITAHMILMWVQKHTQMPGKGRTNDNVVGAPFYPAFMAKAGAYFMFTFGTIALLGTFAQINPIWLFGPYTPADISAGSQPDFYMGFLEGSLRLMPAWEINVLGFTLPMSVLIPALVPMGIVMTGLALYPFIEQWVTGDRSEHHVAERPRNNPHRTSIGMSAVTFYGILWLLGANDEIASFFHVSLNWTTYVGRVLIFVGPAVAYMITYRVCLGLQRSDAAVIGHGVESGVIKRLPSGEYIEVHVPPNEAIEAHVRGKTAIPVITGTDVDSDGIPPKGMRGPLGKLRAKMSNAYGGEKIPLDGDHGHDEHAAIGAGEEDKSLTRH from the coding sequence ATGAGCACCGGAACCGTTCCGAAGCCCATAGCGAGCACGAGCAATTTCATCGATGAGCGCATCGGCGCCGGAAACTTCCTCAAGCGCAACCTGCGGAAGGTCTTCCCCGATCACTGGTCGTTCCTGCTGGGCGAGATCGCGCTCTACTCGTTCATCGTCCTGCTGCTGACCGGCACGTTCCTGACGTTCTTCTTCAAGCCCACCATGGGCCACGTCGTCTACGAGGGCTCCTACGAGCCGCTCAAGGGCGTCATGATGTCCGAGGCGTACGCCTCGTCGCTGCACATCAGCTTCGACGTGCGCGGTGGTCTGCTGATGCGGCAGATGCACCACTGGGCGGCCCTGCTGTTCGTCGCCGGCATGATGGTCCACGCGCTCCGAGTGTTCTTCACCGGTGCGTACCGCAAGCCGCGCGAGCTCAACTGGCTGATCGGCGTCCTGCTGCTGACGCTGGCCCTGGCCGAGGGTCTGACCGGCTACTCCCTCCCCGACGACCTGCTCTCCGGCGCGGGTCTGCGGATCACCGAGGGTGTGGCGATCTCGCTGCCGCTGGTCGGCACCTGGATCACCTTCTTCCTCTTCGGCGGCGAATACCCCGGCGAGGACGTGATCTCCCGGTTCTACTCCCTCCACATCCTGCTCATCCCGGGCATCCTGCTGGCGCTCATCACCGCCCACATGATCCTGATGTGGGTGCAGAAGCACACGCAGATGCCGGGCAAGGGCCGCACGAACGACAACGTGGTGGGCGCCCCGTTCTACCCGGCCTTCATGGCCAAGGCCGGCGCCTACTTCATGTTCACCTTCGGCACCATCGCGCTGCTGGGCACCTTCGCGCAGATCAACCCGATCTGGCTGTTCGGCCCCTACACGCCGGCCGACATCTCGGCGGGATCCCAGCCCGACTTCTACATGGGATTCCTGGAGGGCTCGCTCCGGCTGATGCCGGCCTGGGAGATCAACGTCCTGGGCTTCACGCTGCCGATGAGCGTGCTGATCCCGGCGCTGGTCCCGATGGGCATCGTCATGACGGGCCTGGCCCTCTACCCGTTCATCGAGCAGTGGGTGACCGGGGACCGCAGCGAGCACCACGTCGCCGAGCGTCCCCGCAACAACCCGCACCGCACCTCGATCGGCATGTCGGCGGTCACCTTCTACGGCATCCTGTGGCTGCTGGGCGCCAACGACGAGATCGCCTCGTTCTTCCACGTCTCGCTGAACTGGACGACCTACGTCGGCCGGGTGCTGATCTTCGTCGGCCCGGCGGTGGCCTACATGATCACCTACCGGGTCTGCCTGGGCCTGCAGCGCAGCGACGCCGCGGTCATCGGGCACGGCGTGGAGTCCGGCGTCATCAAGCGCCTGCCCTCGGGTGAATACATCGAGGTCCACGTCCCGCCGAACGAGGCCATCGAGGCCCACGTCCGGGGCAAGACGGCGATCCCGGTGATCACCGGTACCGACGTCGACAGCGACGGCATCCCGCCCAAGGGGATGCGCGGCCCGCTCGGCAAGCTCCGCGCCAAGATGAGCAATGCCTACGGCGGCGAGAAGATCCCGCTCGACGGTGACCACGGTCACGACGAGCACGCGGCCATCGGCGCGGGCGAGGAAGACAAGTCCCTCACCCGCCACTGA
- the qcrA gene encoding cytochrome bc1 complex Rieske iron-sulfur subunit, translated as MTDNNHDIEQPEDRVPKRVIGTPSPATGTSLLGAEEQHAGGVDVPGVTLQNEATAKKGEKFAALCFTVALLAGIGFIVAYVVFQVGDVEKTQLSTLALGGALTLALMALAAGIVVWVRMIMPKYNLVQERHPMASDGQTREYVAETFTQGVAESGITKRPLLRRTLLMAAAPLGLAPLVLLRDLGPSYADFPSKLRHTVWGEKTKDGKPRKLVVEGTGAPIRAADFNSPGGILSVVPEGYEHDLNALAKATLILIKFRPEEIKSGTNLNWTHDGIVAYSKICTHVGCPAALYEQTTHHILCPCHQSTFDAADGAKVIFGPAARPLPQLPIAVDDEGYLVATADFAVPPGPSFWERGDAEAEVRENGGHA; from the coding sequence ATGACTGACAACAATCACGACATCGAGCAGCCCGAAGACCGCGTGCCCAAGCGCGTCATCGGCACCCCCTCGCCCGCCACAGGCACCTCCCTGCTCGGCGCCGAGGAGCAGCACGCCGGGGGCGTCGACGTCCCCGGCGTGACCCTCCAGAACGAGGCGACGGCGAAGAAGGGCGAGAAGTTCGCCGCCCTGTGCTTCACCGTCGCCCTGCTCGCGGGCATCGGCTTCATCGTGGCCTACGTGGTCTTCCAGGTCGGCGACGTCGAGAAGACGCAGCTCTCCACCCTGGCCCTGGGCGGCGCGCTCACCCTGGCGCTGATGGCGCTGGCCGCGGGCATCGTGGTCTGGGTCCGCATGATCATGCCGAAGTACAACCTGGTCCAGGAGCGCCACCCGATGGCCTCCGACGGCCAGACCCGGGAATACGTCGCCGAGACCTTCACCCAGGGCGTGGCCGAGAGCGGCATCACCAAGCGGCCGCTGCTGCGCCGCACGCTGCTGATGGCCGCCGCCCCGCTGGGCCTGGCCCCGCTGGTCCTACTGCGCGACCTCGGCCCGTCCTACGCCGACTTCCCGAGCAAGCTGCGGCACACCGTCTGGGGAGAGAAGACCAAGGACGGCAAGCCTCGCAAGCTCGTCGTGGAGGGCACCGGCGCGCCGATCCGCGCGGCGGACTTCAACTCCCCGGGCGGCATCCTGTCGGTGGTGCCCGAGGGTTACGAGCACGACCTGAACGCGCTGGCCAAGGCCACGCTGATCTTGATCAAATTCCGCCCGGAAGAGATCAAGTCCGGAACGAACCTGAACTGGACGCACGACGGCATCGTCGCGTACTCGAAGATCTGCACGCACGTGGGCTGCCCCGCCGCCCTCTACGAGCAGACCACGCACCACATCCTGTGCCCGTGCCACCAGTCCACCTTCGATGCCGCCGACGGCGCCAAGGTCATCTTCGGTCCGGCCGCCCGGCCTCTGCCCCAGCTGCCCATCGCCGTGGACGATGAGGGATACCTCGTGGCCACGGCTGACTTCGCCGTCCCCCCGGGCCCCAGCTTCTGGGAGCGCGGCGACGCCGAGGCCGAGGTCCGTGAGAACGGAGGCCACGCATGA
- the qcrC gene encoding cytochrome bc1 complex diheme cytochrome c subunit, with product MNRITARRRHPLARYAVLLLALGLVGGFYTLVAPPSERADAAIAAGRADDVAQGKKLFEQSCASCHGLNAEGTANGPTLVGVGAAAVDFQVSSGRMPLANPGAQAPRKPVAPWVNDETIRQLSAYIQSLGGGPTVPTQEQVDPAKGNKAKGGELFRANCIQCHNFVGSGGALTQGKYAPPLHDATPTQIYEAMITGPQAMPVFNDSIITPEQKRDMIAYIVGVREEPNPGGAGLGRIGPVTEGLVAWIAGISLLALAAIWITAKKRQAQ from the coding sequence GTGAACAGGATCACCGCTAGGCGGCGGCATCCCCTCGCGAGATACGCCGTCCTGCTTCTGGCCCTCGGGCTGGTCGGGGGGTTCTACACCCTCGTGGCCCCGCCGAGCGAGCGGGCCGACGCGGCCATCGCCGCCGGCAGGGCCGACGACGTGGCGCAGGGCAAGAAACTCTTCGAGCAGAGCTGCGCCAGCTGCCACGGCCTCAACGCCGAGGGCACGGCGAACGGCCCGACGCTCGTCGGCGTCGGCGCGGCGGCCGTGGACTTCCAGGTCAGCAGTGGCCGTATGCCCCTGGCCAACCCCGGCGCCCAGGCGCCGCGCAAGCCCGTGGCCCCGTGGGTCAACGACGAGACCATCAGGCAGCTCTCGGCCTACATCCAGTCCCTCGGCGGCGGCCCGACCGTCCCCACGCAGGAGCAGGTCGACCCCGCGAAGGGCAACAAGGCGAAGGGTGGCGAGCTGTTCCGCGCGAACTGCATCCAGTGCCACAACTTCGTCGGCTCCGGCGGCGCCCTGACCCAGGGCAAGTACGCTCCGCCGCTGCACGACGCCACCCCGACGCAGATCTACGAGGCCATGATCACTGGCCCGCAGGCGATGCCGGTGTTCAACGACAGCATCATCACTCCCGAGCAGAAGCGGGACATGATCGCCTACATCGTGGGCGTGCGTGAGGAGCCCAACCCCGGCGGCGCAGGTCTCGGCCGCATCGGCCCGGTAACCGAGGGCCTGGTGGCCTGGATCGCGGGCATCAGCCTGCTCGCCCTGGCCGCCATCTGGATCACCGCGAAGAAGCGACAGGCCCAATGA
- the ctaE gene encoding aa3-type cytochrome oxidase subunit III, producing MLPVATASAISTTTTAHSSRRPDLVSVGTIVWLSSELMFFAALFAMYFTIRSVSLGEGLPWPEAHLNVQFSLVNTIILVLSSVTCQLGVWAAEKGQVAKLRFWYIVSFLMGAVFVGGQLYEYSQLVEEGHTLSHSAYDSVFYLTTGFHGLHVTGGLIAFLFMLGRTYAAKRFTREQATSAIVVSYYWHFVDVVWIGLFVTIYGIH from the coding sequence ATGCTGCCCGTGGCGACAGCATCCGCAATATCAACGACGACGACAGCACATTCGTCCCGCCGACCCGATCTGGTCAGCGTCGGGACGATCGTCTGGCTGTCCTCCGAGCTCATGTTCTTCGCGGCGCTGTTCGCGATGTACTTCACCATCCGGTCAGTGAGCCTGGGCGAGGGCCTGCCCTGGCCCGAGGCTCATCTGAACGTCCAGTTCTCACTGGTCAACACGATCATCCTGGTCCTGTCGAGTGTGACCTGCCAGCTTGGCGTGTGGGCCGCTGAGAAGGGCCAGGTCGCCAAGCTGCGCTTCTGGTACATCGTCAGCTTCCTGATGGGCGCCGTGTTCGTCGGCGGCCAGCTGTACGAGTACAGCCAGCTGGTCGAGGAGGGGCACACCCTGTCGCACTCCGCGTACGACTCGGTGTTCTACCTGACCACGGGCTTTCACGGCCTCCACGTGACCGGTGGACTGATCGCGTTCCTGTTCATGCTGGGACGCACGTACGCCGCGAAGCGCTTCACCCGTGAGCAGGCGACCAGCGCGATCGTCGTGTCCTACTACTGGCACTTCGTCGACGTGGTCTGGATTGGCCTTTTCGTGACCATCTACGGCATTCATTAA